One window from the genome of Streptococcus halotolerans encodes:
- a CDS encoding folate family ECF transporter S component yields the protein MKTLLTFPKLSVRRLATIGILLALSYLLGRLSITIIPKQLVFSFTFILESIIGSITGPLLGFLTLGIFDLIDTLFSEKAGMFLIGWTVMEAIMGFIYGAFFYGRSFSWSSKKDWFYVSLAMTVITILGSFIMTPWLIQHYYHVPIMAQFIAGRWIKIVEIPIRILVAMTVFPQLNRIPEYRKLLNPQN from the coding sequence ATGAAAACATTATTAACTTTTCCAAAATTAAGTGTTCGTCGCCTAGCAACCATCGGGATCTTGCTAGCTCTTAGTTACTTGCTCGGGCGACTTTCCATTACTATCATCCCAAAACAACTGGTGTTTAGTTTCACCTTTATTCTCGAAAGCATTATCGGTAGTATTACTGGTCCTCTGCTAGGATTTCTAACTTTGGGTATTTTTGATCTTATCGACACGCTCTTTTCTGAGAAAGCTGGGATGTTCCTCATCGGTTGGACCGTTATGGAAGCTATTATGGGATTTATCTACGGCGCCTTCTTTTACGGCAGGTCATTCAGTTGGTCATCTAAGAAAGATTGGTTTTATGTTTCTTTGGCTATGACTGTTATCACCATCTTAGGGAGTTTCATCATGACTCCTTGGTTAATTCAACACTATTACCATGTTCCTATTATGGCACAATTCATCGCAGGTCGTTGGATCAAAATAGTTGAAATACCCATTCGTATCTTGGTAGCCATGACAGTCTTCCCTCAGTTGAACCGTATACCAGAATATCGCAAACTCTTAAATCCCCAAAATTAG
- a CDS encoding TIGR02206 family membrane protein, which yields MFTIPSMITGTASHAPRVTPVVCSFLVSLVILSFGMTRLCYTMPGYRTFWKNVQYLQIVSLYAWYLLAHFDITECLPLYHCRIATLAILFLPKGRLKTYFAYLGTAGAICALCYPIFDPYPFPHLTILSYVVGHMALLINCLTYLYQNEVSGHLSFKNILQMTFWVNMIIGVVDLVFHANYGFLRETPILASQNGMLNLLVVSLVISILMTLVQKLMSKEIDRLTVRA from the coding sequence ATGTTTACAATCCCATCAATGATAACTGGTACGGCGAGTCACGCGCCTAGAGTTACACCTGTTGTTTGTAGCTTTCTTGTGTCGCTAGTGATCCTTTCCTTTGGCATGACTCGGCTTTGCTATACCATGCCTGGTTATAGAACTTTTTGGAAGAATGTCCAATATCTTCAAATCGTTTCGTTGTATGCTTGGTACCTTTTAGCACACTTCGATATTACAGAATGTCTTCCTCTTTACCACTGTCGCATAGCCACGTTGGCCATCCTATTTTTACCCAAGGGGAGGCTTAAAACCTATTTTGCCTATCTCGGGACAGCAGGAGCTATCTGTGCCCTTTGTTATCCTATTTTTGATCCCTATCCATTTCCTCACCTGACCATCTTGTCTTATGTTGTTGGACATATGGCTTTGCTGATTAACTGTCTAACTTATCTGTATCAAAATGAAGTTAGTGGTCATCTTTCTTTTAAAAACATTCTTCAAATGACATTTTGGGTAAATATGATTATTGGTGTGGTAGATTTAGTCTTTCATGCTAATTATGGTTTTTTACGTGAAACTCCGATTTTAGCTAGCCAGAATGGTATGTTGAATCTTTTGGTTGTTAGTTTGGTCATTTCAATCTTAATGACACTAGTTCAAAAGCTGATGTCAAAAGAAATTGACCGTTTGACCGTGAGAGCCTGA
- a CDS encoding D-alanine--D-alanine ligase: MVKQTLVLLYGGRSAERDVSVLSAQSVMRAVNYDKFQVKTYFISHKGEFIKTQEFINQPDENERLMTNQTIKLEQQVKPSDIYEDNAVVFPVLHGPMGEDGSIQGFLEILGMPYVGTNVHASSVAMDKITTKQVLESAGVPQVAYTVYIEGDDLEKAVAESMATLTFPIFVKPANMGSSVGISKAENEGELREAIAQALKFDSRILIEQGLTAREIEVGILGNTDVKTTEPGEVVKDVAFYDYKAKYIDNKITMAIPASIPIEVMDQMRAYAEIAFKTLGGSGLSRCDFFYTESGDIFLNELNTMPGFTQWSMYPLLWENMGLAYSDLIEELVSLAQDMYHKRESHLQ, from the coding sequence ATGGTAAAACAAACATTAGTATTGCTTTATGGTGGTCGTTCGGCTGAGCGTGACGTTTCGGTACTGTCTGCTCAGAGTGTGATGAGAGCTGTCAATTATGATAAATTCCAAGTCAAGACATACTTTATTTCTCACAAGGGTGAATTTATAAAAACGCAAGAGTTTATTAACCAGCCTGACGAGAATGAGCGCTTGATGACTAATCAAACGATCAAATTGGAACAACAAGTAAAGCCTTCAGACATCTATGAGGACAATGCCGTTGTTTTCCCAGTACTTCATGGTCCAATGGGCGAAGACGGCTCTATACAAGGTTTTCTAGAAATTTTGGGAATGCCTTATGTTGGAACTAATGTTCATGCTTCCAGTGTTGCTATGGATAAAATCACAACAAAACAAGTACTCGAATCGGCAGGAGTTCCACAAGTCGCCTACACGGTTTATATTGAAGGAGATGACCTAGAAAAAGCTGTTGCTGAAAGCATGGCTACCTTGACATTCCCAATCTTTGTTAAACCAGCTAATATGGGTTCCTCTGTTGGGATTTCCAAGGCTGAAAATGAAGGTGAACTTCGTGAGGCAATTGCCCAAGCTCTAAAGTTTGACAGTCGTATCTTGATTGAACAAGGCCTTACTGCACGCGAGATTGAAGTTGGGATCTTAGGTAATACAGATGTCAAAACGACTGAGCCTGGTGAAGTTGTTAAAGATGTTGCCTTCTATGATTACAAGGCGAAATACATCGATAATAAAATTACCATGGCTATCCCAGCCTCTATTCCTATTGAAGTGATGGATCAAATGCGTGCTTATGCGGAAATAGCCTTTAAAACTCTTGGTGGTAGTGGTTTATCACGCTGTGATTTTTTCTATACAGAATCTGGCGATATTTTCCTAAATGAACTCAACACTATGCCTGGCTTCACCCAATGGTCAATGTACCCATTGTTATGGGAAAATATGGGCCTAGCTTACTCTGATTTGATTGAAGAATTGGTAAGTCTGGCTCAAGACATGTATCATAAACGCGAAAGTCATTTACAATAA
- a CDS encoding UDP-N-acetylmuramoyl-tripeptide--D-alanyl-D-alanine ligase has protein sequence MKLRLHEVAKVVGAKNDITEFEDVDLSQIEFDSRNISEGDLFLPLKGQRDGHDFIETAFKNGALATFSEKVIEDHPFILVDNCLTAFQTLASYYIERSRVDVIAVTGSNGKTTTKDMIAQLLSTTYHTYKTQGNYNNEIGLPYTVLHMPDNTEKLVLEMGQDRLGDIKLLSEIAKPRIGVVTLVAEAHLEFFGNRDKIAEGKMQITDGMDSDGILIAPADTVINSYLPENQPTIRFGIDEDIFITELQESKDSLTFKTNFLEDSVFLPVTGKYNATNAMVAAYVAKLLMVADQDIYQAFRDLELTKNRTEWKKAANGADILSDVYNANPTAMKLILETFSSIPKNEGGRKLAVLADMKELGKASRALHESVLDSLSSESLDLLFFYGEDIKSLSNLAREKFSENQVFFFEKSDDKDDFESLSEAILNNLEKNDQILLKGSHSMNLADIVAILEKTK, from the coding sequence ATGAAATTGCGATTACATGAAGTCGCCAAAGTTGTCGGCGCAAAAAATGATATTACAGAATTTGAAGATGTAGACCTGAGTCAGATTGAATTTGATTCTCGCAATATTAGCGAGGGAGATCTTTTTCTTCCCTTGAAAGGTCAGCGTGATGGTCATGACTTTATCGAGACAGCCTTTAAAAATGGTGCCTTAGCTACTTTTTCTGAAAAAGTGATTGAAGATCATCCTTTTATATTGGTTGATAATTGTTTAACTGCTTTTCAAACGCTAGCCAGTTATTATATTGAACGTAGTCGTGTCGACGTTATTGCAGTGACAGGTTCAAATGGCAAAACAACGACTAAGGATATGATTGCTCAGCTTCTGTCAACGACTTATCATACATATAAAACACAAGGTAATTACAATAACGAGATTGGGTTACCTTATACTGTTCTCCACATGCCAGATAATACGGAAAAACTTGTTTTGGAAATGGGACAGGATCGTTTAGGTGATATTAAGTTGTTATCAGAAATAGCTAAGCCACGTATTGGAGTTGTCACTCTGGTAGCAGAAGCTCATCTGGAATTTTTTGGTAACAGAGACAAGATTGCAGAAGGTAAGATGCAAATCACGGATGGGATGGACAGCGATGGCATTTTAATTGCTCCAGCGGATACTGTCATCAATTCTTATTTACCTGAAAATCAACCAACCATTCGTTTTGGCATAGACGAAGATATCTTTATCACAGAGCTTCAAGAATCAAAAGACTCTTTGACGTTTAAAACCAATTTCTTAGAAGACTCTGTTTTCTTACCAGTAACTGGAAAATACAATGCCACAAATGCTATGGTAGCAGCTTATGTAGCTAAATTGTTGATGGTTGCAGATCAAGACATCTATCAAGCTTTCCGAGACTTAGAACTCACTAAAAATCGTACGGAATGGAAAAAAGCTGCTAATGGTGCTGATATCTTATCAGATGTCTATAATGCCAATCCAACAGCAATGAAATTGATTCTAGAAACTTTCTCAAGTATCCCTAAAAACGAAGGAGGCAGAAAACTTGCTGTTCTTGCGGATATGAAAGAACTTGGCAAGGCTTCAAGGGCTCTTCATGAGAGTGTTCTTGATAGCTTATCTTCTGAAAGTCTCGATCTACTCTTCTTTTATGGAGAAGATATTAAATCGTTATCAAACTTAGCTAGAGAAAAATTTTCTGAGAATCAGGTGTTCTTCTTCGAAAAATCAGACGATAAGGATGACTTTGAAAGCCTATCTGAAGCCATTCTTAATAACTTAGAGAAAAATGATCAAATCTTACTCAAAGGAAGTCATTCGATGAACTTAGCTGATATTGTGGCAATTCTAGAAAAAACGAAGTAG
- a CDS encoding ISL3 family transposase: MEQLDYIKDSLDIKDPNITFEKTFDKFFTHREYHAKLDYDPPQCSVCQGKMTKYDFQKPCKIPYLEMAGCKVLIRLKKRRFKCQACGKMAVAKTSLVRENHQIPNVINHKITDKLMSREAMTKISEDLSVSVSTVYRQLNRFECKTDLTWLPENMSWDEYAFKKGKMSFIAQDFDANKIIAILDGRTQAVIRNHFLRYSHKVRSRVKVITMDMFSPYYDIAKTLFPKAKIVLDRFHIIQHLSRAMNRLRIQIMNQFERQSHEYKALKRYWKLIQQDSRNLNDKRFYRPTFRMHLTNQEIVQRLLSYSDELRHHYELFQCLLFHFQEKQEKHFFELISDTIKQVHPIFKTVLSTFLKDKEKIINALKLPYSNAKLEATNNLIKVIKRNAFGFRNFENFKKRIYLALNTTKEKTKLVLSRC, translated from the coding sequence ATGGAACAACTAGATTATATCAAAGATTCGCTCGACATTAAAGACCCTAACATCACTTTTGAAAAGACATTTGACAAGTTCTTCACTCACAGAGAGTATCATGCCAAGTTAGATTATGATCCCCCTCAATGCTCTGTTTGTCAAGGAAAAATGACAAAGTACGATTTCCAAAAGCCTTGCAAAATTCCCTATCTGGAAATGGCGGGTTGTAAAGTACTGATTCGTCTCAAAAAGCGTCGCTTCAAATGTCAAGCGTGTGGGAAAATGGCTGTTGCTAAGACCTCTCTGGTCAGAGAAAATCACCAGATTCCCAACGTCATTAACCACAAAATCACCGACAAACTCATGAGTCGTGAGGCAATGACAAAAATCTCTGAAGACCTGTCTGTCTCTGTGTCAACCGTCTATCGGCAGCTCAACCGCTTTGAGTGCAAGACCGATTTAACCTGGTTACCCGAGAACATGTCCTGGGATGAGTATGCTTTTAAGAAGGGAAAGATGAGCTTTATTGCCCAAGATTTCGATGCTAACAAGATTATCGCTATCCTTGATGGTCGGACGCAAGCTGTCATCAGAAATCATTTTTTGCGGTATTCTCACAAGGTGCGCAGTCGTGTTAAAGTCATCACCATGGATATGTTTAGTCCCTACTATGACATCGCTAAGACACTGTTTCCTAAGGCGAAGATTGTTCTCGATAGGTTCCACATTATTCAACATTTATCTCGCGCTATGAACCGTCTCCGTATCCAAATCATGAACCAATTTGAGCGTCAATCTCACGAATATAAGGCCTTGAAACGTTACTGGAAACTCATCCAACAAGATAGTCGTAACCTAAACGATAAACGGTTTTATCGTCCAACTTTTCGCATGCACTTGACCAATCAAGAGATTGTGCAACGTCTTTTGAGCTACTCTGATGAGCTACGTCACCACTATGAACTCTTCCAATGCCTTCTCTTTCATTTCCAAGAAAAGCAGGAGAAACACTTCTTTGAACTCATTTCTGATACCATCAAACAAGTCCATCCCATCTTCAAGACCGTCTTATCAACCTTTCTAAAAGACAAGGAAAAGATTATCAACGCCCTGAAACTACCTTATTCCAATGCCAAACTAGAGGCGACCAACAACCTTATTAAAGTCATTAAGCGAAATGCTTTTGGCTTTAGGAACTTCGAAAACTTCAAAAAACGGATTTATCTTGCTTTGAATACAACAAAAGAGAAGACCAAACTGGTCCTCTCTCGGTGTTAA
- a CDS encoding phosphoglycerate mutase, producing MVKLVFARHGESEWNKANLFTGWADVDLSEKGTQQAIDAGKLIKEAGIEFDLAFTSVLKRAIKTTNLALEAADQLWVPTEKSWRLNERHYGGLTGKNKAEAAEQFGDEQVHIWRRSYDVLPPEMAKDDEHSAHTDRRYALLDDSVIPDAENLKVTLERALPYWEDSIAPALKEGKNVFVGAHGNSIRALVKHIKQLNDDEIMDVEIPNFPPLVFEFDEKLNVTAEYYLGGE from the coding sequence ATGGTAAAATTAGTTTTCGCTCGCCACGGTGAGTCAGAATGGAACAAAGCTAACCTTTTCACTGGTTGGGCTGACGTAGACCTTTCAGAAAAAGGAACACAACAAGCGATTGATGCTGGTAAATTGATCAAAGAAGCTGGTATCGAATTTGATCTTGCTTTCACATCAGTGTTGAAACGTGCTATCAAAACAACTAACTTAGCTCTTGAAGCAGCTGATCAACTTTGGGTACCAACTGAAAAATCATGGCGCTTGAACGAACGTCATTACGGTGGATTGACTGGTAAAAATAAAGCAGAAGCAGCAGAACAATTTGGTGATGAACAAGTTCACATCTGGCGCCGTTCATACGACGTATTGCCTCCAGAAATGGCAAAAGATGACGAACATTCAGCTCATACTGACCGTCGTTACGCTTTGCTTGATGATTCAGTTATTCCAGATGCTGAAAACTTGAAAGTAACTCTTGAGCGTGCTCTTCCATATTGGGAAGACAGCATTGCTCCTGCTCTTAAAGAAGGTAAAAACGTCTTTGTTGGTGCACATGGTAACTCAATCCGTGCGCTTGTAAAACACATCAAACAATTGAACGATGATGAAATCATGGATGTTGAAATTCCTAACTTCCCACCACTTGTCTTTGAATTTGATGAAAAATTAAACGTTACGGCAGAATACTACCTTGGTGGCGAATAA
- a CDS encoding dihydroorotate oxidase → MTSTATHIGNFQFDNCLMNAAGVRCMSIKELEAIRHSKAGAFVTKTATLEERAGNPHPRMASTPLGTINSMGLPNKGFPYYLDYLLSLQKENADQSNILSVVGMSQLETHVILQTIQNSDYQGLVELNLSCPNVPGKPQIAYDFETTEKLLKDIFTYYKKPLGVKLPPYFDIVHFDQMADILNQFPLTFINSVNSIGNGLVIDDETVVIKPKNGFGGIGGDYIKPTALANVHAFYQRLKPSIQIIGTGGVKSGRDAFEHILCGASMVQIGSAFGYEDVPIFERVQKELQDIMTEKGYQTIEDFRGKLHYID, encoded by the coding sequence ATGACTTCAACAGCAACACACATTGGGAATTTTCAGTTTGATAACTGTCTTATGAACGCAGCTGGTGTCCGCTGCATGTCTATCAAAGAGTTAGAGGCCATTCGTCATTCTAAAGCTGGCGCCTTCGTCACCAAGACTGCTACCTTAGAAGAACGTGCTGGCAACCCTCATCCACGTATGGCAAGTACACCTCTAGGAACCATCAATTCAATGGGACTACCCAATAAAGGATTTCCTTATTACCTAGACTACCTTTTGTCGCTTCAAAAAGAAAATGCTGATCAATCTAACATTTTGTCTGTTGTTGGTATGTCTCAACTGGAAACGCATGTTATCCTACAAACCATTCAAAATAGCGACTATCAAGGACTTGTTGAACTTAATCTCTCTTGCCCAAATGTCCCAGGCAAACCTCAAATAGCCTATGATTTTGAAACAACTGAAAAACTTTTGAAGGACATTTTTACCTATTACAAAAAACCGCTTGGTGTCAAACTTCCCCCTTATTTTGATATTGTCCATTTTGACCAAATGGCTGATATTTTAAACCAATTCCCACTTACCTTCATCAACAGCGTGAATTCTATCGGAAATGGCTTAGTTATCGATGATGAGACTGTTGTCATTAAACCTAAAAATGGCTTCGGTGGAATCGGCGGTGACTACATTAAACCAACTGCCTTGGCCAATGTCCATGCTTTTTACCAACGCCTAAAGCCATCTATTCAAATTATCGGAACCGGAGGGGTTAAGTCCGGACGAGATGCCTTTGAACATATCCTTTGTGGTGCTAGCATGGTCCAAATTGGCTCTGCTTTTGGTTATGAAGACGTTCCTATTTTCGAGCGAGTTCAAAAAGAGTTACAAGACATTATGACAGAAAAAGGTTATCAAACTATCGAGGATTTCCGAGGCAAATTACACTATATCGACTAA
- the recR gene encoding recombination mediator RecR, translated as MLYPTPIAKLIDSFSKLPGIGIKTATRLAFYTIGMSDEDVNEFAKNLFAAKRELTYCSICGNLTDDDPCNICTDDSRDRSVLLVVEESKDVSAMEKIQEYHGLYHVLHGLISPMNGVSPDDINLKTLITRLMDGDVNEVIIATNATADGEATSMYISRVLKPAGIKVTRLARGLAVGSDIEYADEVTLLRAIENRTEL; from the coding sequence GTGTTATACCCAACACCAATAGCTAAATTGATCGATAGCTTTTCAAAATTACCAGGTATTGGTATCAAGACAGCGACTCGTTTAGCCTTTTATACGATTGGAATGTCGGACGAAGATGTTAATGAATTCGCTAAAAATTTATTCGCGGCAAAACGTGAACTAACCTACTGTTCGATTTGTGGCAATTTAACAGATGACGATCCTTGTAATATTTGTACAGATGACAGTCGCGATCGTTCCGTTCTTCTCGTTGTCGAAGAATCTAAAGATGTTTCAGCCATGGAGAAAATCCAAGAATACCATGGTCTTTATCATGTTTTACATGGTTTGATTTCTCCGATGAATGGTGTCTCTCCTGATGATATCAATCTAAAAACACTTATTACTCGACTGATGGATGGTGACGTCAATGAAGTGATTATTGCTACAAATGCTACAGCAGATGGGGAAGCGACCTCTATGTATATTTCTCGTGTGCTGAAACCAGCCGGCATTAAAGTCACTCGATTGGCGCGTGGTCTAGCCGTTGGTTCAGATATTGAATACGCTGATGAAGTAACCTTGCTGCGGGCCATCGAAAATCGAACAGAGCTCTAA
- a CDS encoding valine--tRNA ligase, with product MSKELSPKYNPAEVEAGRYQKWLDEDVFMPSGDKKAKPYSIVIPPPNVTGKLHLGHAWDTTLQDIIIRQKRMQGFDTLWLPGMDHAGIATQAKVEERLREQGITRYDLGREKFLDKVWEWKDEYAATIKDQWGKMGISVDYSRERFTLDEGLSKAVRKVFVDLYKKGWIYRGEFIINWDPAARTALSDIEVIHKDVEGAFYHMNYMLEDGSRALQVATTRPETMFGDVAVAVNPEDDRYKDLIGQNVILPIVNKPIPIVADEHADPAFGTGVVKITPAHDPNDFLVGQRHNLPQVNVMNDDGTMNELAGEFVGMDRFEARKATVAKLEEIGALVKVEKRVHSVGHSERSGAMVEPRLSTQWFVKMDQLAKNAIANQDTDDKVAFYPPRFNDTFLSWMENVHDWVISRQLWWGHQIPAWYNENGDMYVGEEAPEGEGWVQDEDVLDTWFSSALWPFSTMGWPDTDSADFQRYFPTSTLVTGYDIIFFWVSRMIFQSLEFTGRQPFANVLIHGLIRDEEGRKMSKSLGNGIDPMDVIEKYGADALRWFLSNGSAPGQDVRFSYEKMDASWNFINKIWNISRYILMNNEGLDLDTAADKVAQVANGQAGNVTDRWILHNLNETIVKVTENFDKFEFGVAGHILYNFIWEEFANWYVELTKEVLYSDNEEEKVMTRAVLLYTLDKILRLLHPIMPFVTEEIFAQYAEGSIVTADYPVVNEAFENAEAHKGVESLKDLIRSVRNARAEVNVAPSKPITILVKTSDAELETFFKSNVNYIKRFTNPETLEISADLAAPELAMSAVITGAEIFLPLADLLNVEEELARLDKELAKWQKELDMVGKKLGNERFVANAKPEVVQKERDKQADYQAKYDATQERITEMKALVK from the coding sequence ATGTCAAAAGAACTATCACCAAAATACAATCCAGCCGAAGTTGAGGCTGGGCGTTATCAGAAATGGCTTGACGAGGATGTTTTCATGCCGTCAGGAGACAAGAAGGCCAAGCCTTATTCTATCGTTATTCCGCCACCCAATGTTACTGGTAAGTTGCACTTAGGGCACGCATGGGATACGACATTGCAGGATATTATTATCCGTCAAAAACGTATGCAAGGTTTTGATACACTATGGCTGCCTGGTATGGACCATGCAGGGATTGCAACCCAAGCCAAGGTTGAAGAACGATTGCGTGAACAAGGTATTACGCGTTACGACCTCGGCCGTGAAAAATTCCTAGACAAAGTTTGGGAATGGAAAGACGAGTACGCTGCGACCATTAAAGATCAATGGGGCAAGATGGGGATCTCCGTGGACTACTCACGTGAGCGTTTTACCCTTGATGAAGGCTTGTCAAAAGCTGTTCGTAAAGTCTTTGTAGACCTTTATAAAAAAGGATGGATTTACCGTGGTGAATTCATCATTAACTGGGATCCAGCAGCACGCACAGCCCTTTCAGATATTGAAGTTATTCACAAGGATGTTGAGGGTGCCTTCTATCACATGAATTACATGCTGGAAGATGGCTCACGTGCTCTTCAAGTAGCAACAACGCGTCCTGAAACCATGTTTGGGGACGTTGCCGTTGCGGTTAATCCAGAAGATGACCGTTACAAAGACTTGATTGGTCAAAATGTTATCTTGCCAATTGTGAATAAGCCAATTCCAATCGTTGCTGACGAACATGCAGATCCAGCATTTGGAACAGGTGTCGTTAAAATCACACCGGCTCATGACCCTAATGACTTCCTTGTCGGTCAACGCCATAATCTTCCACAAGTTAACGTTATGAACGATGACGGTACTATGAACGAATTGGCGGGTGAATTTGTAGGTATGGACCGCTTTGAAGCTCGTAAAGCAACCGTTGCTAAGCTAGAAGAGATTGGTGCTCTTGTTAAGGTTGAAAAACGAGTGCATTCTGTGGGGCACTCTGAACGTTCAGGGGCTATGGTTGAGCCACGATTATCAACACAATGGTTTGTTAAAATGGATCAATTGGCTAAGAATGCTATTGCTAATCAAGATACTGACGATAAAGTAGCCTTCTACCCTCCGCGCTTCAATGATACCTTCTTGAGCTGGATGGAAAATGTCCATGACTGGGTTATCTCTCGTCAGCTATGGTGGGGACATCAAATTCCAGCCTGGTATAATGAAAACGGCGATATGTACGTTGGTGAAGAAGCACCAGAAGGTGAGGGTTGGGTACAAGATGAAGATGTCCTTGACACCTGGTTCTCATCTGCACTTTGGCCATTTTCAACCATGGGCTGGCCTGATACGGACTCTGCCGACTTCCAGCGTTATTTCCCAACATCAACCTTGGTAACGGGCTATGATATTATCTTCTTCTGGGTATCACGGATGATTTTCCAATCCCTTGAGTTCACAGGTCGTCAGCCTTTTGCAAATGTTTTGATCCATGGCCTTATCCGTGATGAAGAAGGCCGCAAGATGTCTAAATCGCTTGGTAATGGTATTGACCCAATGGATGTCATCGAAAAATACGGCGCTGATGCCCTACGTTGGTTCCTGTCGAATGGTTCTGCCCCTGGTCAAGACGTTCGTTTCTCTTACGAGAAAATGGACGCTTCTTGGAACTTCATTAATAAGATTTGGAACATCTCTCGATACATCCTCATGAACAATGAAGGACTTGACCTGGATACTGCTGCGGACAAGGTCGCGCAGGTAGCTAATGGTCAGGCTGGTAACGTCACGGATCGTTGGATTCTCCATAATCTCAATGAAACCATTGTTAAGGTCACGGAAAACTTTGACAAGTTCGAGTTTGGTGTGGCGGGACACATCCTTTATAACTTTATTTGGGAAGAATTTGCCAACTGGTATGTTGAGCTGACTAAGGAAGTGCTTTACAGTGACAATGAAGAAGAAAAGGTTATGACGCGTGCGGTTCTGCTCTACACACTTGATAAAATCCTCCGCTTGCTTCATCCAATCATGCCATTTGTGACCGAAGAGATCTTTGCTCAGTATGCTGAAGGCTCTATCGTAACGGCTGACTACCCTGTGGTTAATGAAGCCTTTGAAAATGCTGAGGCGCATAAGGGCGTTGAGAGCCTGAAAGATCTGATTCGCTCCGTTCGTAATGCGCGTGCGGAAGTAAACGTTGCACCATCAAAACCAATCACCATCTTGGTCAAAACAAGTGACGCTGAACTGGAGACCTTCTTCAAGTCAAATGTCAACTATATCAAGCGCTTCACTAATCCAGAAACATTGGAAATCTCAGCTGACTTAGCAGCGCCAGAATTAGCCATGTCAGCCGTTATTACAGGTGCAGAAATCTTCTTGCCACTGGCTGACTTGCTTAATGTCGAAGAAGAATTAGCTCGTTTAGATAAAGAACTGGCTAAATGGCAAAAAGAACTCGATATGGTCGGTAAAAAACTTGGTAACGAGCGCTTTGTTGCCAACGCCAAACCAGAAGTCGTTCAAAAAGAACGCGATAAACAAGCTGATTACCAAGCTAAGTATGATGCCACACAAGAGCGGATTACGGAAATGAAAGCGCTAGTGAAGTAG